A part of Aegilops tauschii subsp. strangulata cultivar AL8/78 chromosome 2, Aet v6.0, whole genome shotgun sequence genomic DNA contains:
- the LOC109744914 gene encoding G-type lectin S-receptor-like serine/threonine-protein kinase At4g27290 — MSSTVQGQCKAMRATSQLLVHLLLQLLLITLFLLSVQTPAASGVRDRFEKGQNLTDGDTLVSPDGSFTLGFFSPGASTKRYLGIWFSVSNDTVCWVANRDQPLPDKSGMLVFDDLSSLVLLDGSRRTAWSPNFMAASAAVVQLLDSGNLVVHNGSSNAALWQSFDHPSDTLLPDMKLGKDLWTGAEWQLTAWRSADDPSPGDYRRTLETKGLPDIVLWQGDVKRYRTGPWNGLYFNGVPEVTAYADKYTLRATTSPWEVTYGYTAKPGAPLTRVVVNYTGDVERLMWDAGTRAWTPLFKGPRDQCDTYARCGPFGLCDPEAASSGFCGCVVGFSRPAAGTPSQSAQEVNETAAGGCRRDADLDCAGGATTDGFAVVRRVKLPDTQNASVDMNVTLEECRARCFADCSCLAYAAADIRGSGDGNGCVMWADAIVDLRLVDRGQDLYLRLSKSEFDDQKEFPTLLIVAPVASGVIVLLVVSLIWWRRKRRIIGAIPQNPAMAVPSVNLSIIKDVTGNFSESNIIGQGGFSIIYKGLLPEGRMIAVKRLKQSALTTKGKKDFGREVEVMAGLRHGNLVRLLAYCNEGKERILIYEHMQNKSLNVYIFGIPKLRALLNWARRLELLHGIAHGVAYLHGGSGESVIHRDLKPGNILLDDEWKPKIADFGTAKLFVVDQAGPDQTIVVSPGYAAPEYARRGDMTLKCDVYSFRVVLLETLSGERNGGLQRLLSHAWELWKQNRTAELLDTAVVPLAKSEPELLSELKRCIQIGLLCVQETPCERPTMSTVVAMLTSTASQIDRPRRPVLDSGGVVQPSNSSLGLETDLLSPTTIDLT; from the exons ATGAGCTCTACTGTGCAAGGCCAGTGCAAAGCAATGAGGGCAACCAGCCAACTTCTGGTACACCTCCTACTGCAGCTGCTCTTGATCACTCTCTTCCTCCTTTCGGTCCAAACCCCCGCCGCCTCCGGTGTCCGTGACAGGTTCGAGAAGGGCCAGAACCTCACCGACGGCGACACGCTCGTCTCGCCGGACGGCTCCTTCACCCTGGGGTTCTTCTCTCCCGGGGCGTCCACCAAGAGGTACCTCGGCATATGGTTCTCCGTGTCCAACGACACCGTCTGCTGGGTCGCCAACCGCGACCAGCCTCTGCCCGACAAGTCCGGCATGCTGGTGTTCGACGACCTGAGCAGCCTCGTCCTGCTTGATGGCTCTCGCCGGACGGCGTGGTCACCGAACTTCATGGCCGCCTCCGCCGCGGTGGTCCAGCTTCTCGACTCCGGCAACCTGGTCGTGCACAATGGCAGCAGCAACGCCGCCCTGTGGCAGTCGTTCGACCACCCGTCGGACACCTTGCTGCCCGACATGAAGCTGGGCAAGGACCTCTGGACCGGAGCCGAGTGGCAGCTCACGGCGTGGCGCTCCGCCGACGACCCGTCTCCGGGGGACTACCGCCGCACGCTGGAGACCAAGGGGCTACCGGACATCGTCCTGTGGCAAGGAGACGTCAAGAGGTACCGTACGGGCCCGTGGAACGGGCTCTACttcaacggcgtcccggaggtgACGGCGTACGCGGACAAGTACACGCTGCGGGCGACGACGAGCCCGTGGGAGGTAACCTACGGGTACACCGCCAAGCCCGGCGCGCCGCTGACCCGCGTCGTGGTGAACTACACCGGCGACGTGGAGCGGCTGATGTGGGACGCGGGCACCCGGGCGTGGACGCCCTTGTTCAAGGGGCCGAGGGACCAGTGCGACACCTACGCGCGGTGCGGGCCGTTCGGCCTCTGCGACCCCGAGGCGGCGTCGTCGGGGTTCTGCGGCTGCGTCGTGGGGTtcagccgccccgccgccgggaCCCCGTCGCAGTCGGCTCAGGAGGTGAACGAGACCGCGGCGGGCGGGTGCCGACGAGACGCGGACCTGGACTGTGCCGGCGGGGCGACGACGGACGGCTTCGCGGTGGTGCGGCGCGTGAAGCTTCCTGACACGCAGAACGCGTCGGTGGACATGAACGTCACCCTAGAGGAGTGCAGGGCGAGGTGCTTCGCCGACTGCTCGTGCCTGGCCTACGCCGCGGCCGATATCCGGGGAAGCGGCGACGGCAACGGCTGCGTCATGTGGGCGGATGCCATCGTCGATCTACGTCTCGTCGACAGGGGGCAAGATCTCTACCTGAGGTTGTCAAAATCAGAATTCG ATGACCAGAAAGAGTTTCCTACTCTACTTATTGTCGCACCTGTAGCTTCTGGTGTCATTGTTCTTCTGGTCGTCTCTCTGATTTGGTGGAGACGGAAACGCAGAATCATAG GTGCTATCCCTCAGAATCCTGCTATGGCCGTTCCTTCAGTTAATCTAAGCATTATAAAGGATGTCACTGGAAACTTCTCTGAAAGTAACATTATAGGCCAGGGAGGATTTAGTATCATTTACAAG GGGCTACTGCCTGAAGGAAGAATGATCGCTGTCAAGAGGCTTAAACAGTCAGCACTAACCACGAAAGGCAAGAAGGATTTCGGGAGAGAAGTGGAAGTGATGGCCGGGCTCCGGCATGGCAATCTTGTTCGTCTCCTTGCTTACTGTAACGAAGGCAAGGAGAGAATACTCATCTATGAACATATGCAGAACAAGAGCCTGAACGTCTACATATTCG GTATACCTAAACTACGTGCTTTACTGAACTGGGCAAGAAGGTTGGAGTTACTGCATGGCATCGCGCATGGTGTTGCGTACCTACATGGAGGATCGGGTGAGAGTGTAATCCACCGGGACCTCAAGCCTGGGAACATTCTCCTAGATGATGAGTGGAAGCCTAAAATTGCCGACTTTGGCACCGCTAAGTTGTTTGTCGTCGACCAGGCGGGGCCTGATCAAACAATTGTAGTTTCACC GGGATACGCAGCTCCAGAGTATGCACGGAGAGGGGATATGACGCTGAAGTGTGATGTCTATAGCTTCAGAGTTGTACTCCTCGAGACGCTCAGCGGGGAAAGGAATGGTGGCTTGCAGAGGCTCCTTTCTCAT GCATGGGAACTGTGGAAGCAGAACAGGACTGCGGAGCTTCTTGACACCGCAGTGGTGCCACTCGCCAAATCCGAGCCTGAGCTATTGTCTGAGTTAAAACGATGCATCCAAATTGGGCTCCTCTGCGTCCAGGAGACGCCATGCGAAAGGCCAACCATGTCCACAGTTGTCGCTATGCTGACTAGCACGGCATCGCAAATCGATCGGCCGAGAAGGCCGGTGCTGGATAGCGGAGGAGTTGTGCAACCTTCGAATTCGTCACTTGGGCTTGAGACGGATCTTTTGAGCCCCACTACTATTGATTTGACGTAA